Proteins from a genomic interval of Rhipicephalus microplus isolate Deutch F79 chromosome 6, USDA_Rmic, whole genome shotgun sequence:
- the LOC119168260 gene encoding uncharacterized protein LOC119168260, whose protein sequence is MLVKRRVVSTSSAAGPSKRSATRTLKSSRHPACSQPMYFRCLNGSDYDRGEVIFVQRDAGSRQPGPGSCRPWHPDKVCARDSQAHFRKRRDCVQTCELRRDKRCLGLITEKFLRPCSRSAQDNPRRFWYYDRVRRVCVKWAPAITCAYNAFRSVGQCKMLCMVPHHDE, encoded by the exons ATGCTAGTGAAGAGGCGAGTGGTTTCAACTAGCAGCGCAGCTGGACCCTCGAAGAGGTCGGCAACCCGGACCTTGAAGTCGAGCCGTCATCCCG CATGCAGCCAACCCATGTACTTCCGCTGCTTGAACGGCTCCGACTACGATCGCGGCGAGGTGATCTTCGTGCAGCGAGATGCGGGATCTCGTCAGCCTGGTCCAGGATCGTGCCGACCCTGGCACCCGGACAAGGTCTGCGCCCGGGATTCTCAGGCGCACTTCCGCAAGCGCCGGGACTGCGTACAGACTTGCGAGC TTCGCAGAGACAAGCGTTGCCTGGGGCTCATCACGGAGAAGTTTCTGCGACCCTGCTCCAGGTCGGCCCAGGACAACCCTCGCCGGTTCTGGTACTACGACCGAGTGCGGCGGGTGTGTGTCAAGTGGGCACCCGCCATCACGTGCGCCTACAACGCCTTCCGCTCCGTCGGCCAGTGCAAGATGCTCTGCATGGTGCCGCACCACGACGAATAA